In the Colletotrichum lupini chromosome 1, complete sequence genome, one interval contains:
- a CDS encoding cytochrome P450 has translation MLTYPHVFGKAQAMIDEVVGHNRLPAFEDREKLPYVDAMIEEVMRWRPILPAGLDHAAVEEDEYKGYRIPAGATIIHSQWAITRDKEVYGADCDDFRPERWIENGDLPKTAFGYGRRLCPGRHVGREGLWILFARLIWAFRLEQTTDPVTLKKKVVDPMSMMPAGFVIGPNPFEALFIPRGPWVEGLVHQDLQGAEKDVGKIMEQVNTEKRL, from the coding sequence ATGTTAACGTATCCGCATGTCTTTGGCAAGGCTCAGGCCATGATCGATGAAGTCGTTGGTCATAATCGCTTGCCTGCTTTCGAAGACCGGGAGAAGCTGCCATATGTCGACGCGATGATTGAGGAAGTCATGCGGTGGCGACCTATCCTACCAGCTGGGCTGGACCATGCGGCCGTTGAGGAAGATGAGTACAAGGGATATAGAATTCCGGCGGGAGCGACGATAATTCACTCCCAGTGGGCGATTACGCGGGACAAAGAGGTGTATGGCGCGGACTGCGACGACTTCAGGCCGGAGAGATGGATCGAGAATGGAGATCTACCCAAAACCGCCTTTGGATACGGAAGACGACTTTGCCCAGGCAGGCATGTAGGCAGAGAAGGCCTATGGATATTGTTTGCCCGGCTCATTTGGGCATTTCGTCTTGAGCAGACGACGGATCCGGTCACACTGAAGAAGAAAGTGGTTGATCCGATGTCCATGATGCCGGCGGGCTTCGTTATTGGGCCAAATCCTTTTGAAGCATTGTTCATTCCTAGGGGTCCATGGGTTGAGGGCCTTGTACATCAAGATCTTCAAGGTGCAGAGAAGGATGTTGGAAAGATCATGGAGCAGGTGAACACGGAAAAGAGGCTCTAG
- a CDS encoding cytochrome P450 produces the protein MEPLGGKYASSACTSMSMALLVFTFISIVLYLLVSHIRQNSQLNMKKTLSLPPGPPRLPIFGNFFNAPEICFNWLTHYQWKYLYGPIVHYEKGGQSHIVLTTVEAAHDLLNKRASNYSGRTFSPYAGELVCNNYNILFLQYDTQFRLHQRLHAKGLNPRSVAPYHPLIELESLQLLNDLLSEIQEKSSEKQMGAAVNPHWHFRRAASSNVSMIAWGYRLLRGNPEHEAQIKFFDVAPTSVVLKTTQTWYDIFPWLKHLPYAISPWKRAAKVLFEREEAHYLGNFRSALKRPGYNLSKQAWVVRTLTLANGNTSVSISIRHKEEAHRG, from the exons ATGGAACCTCTCGGCGGCAAGTATGCATCTTCAGCCTGTACGTCGATGTCTATGGCCTTGCTCGTATTCACCTTTATCTCTATTGTCCTCTATCTACTAGTCTCCCACATTCGGCAAAACTCACAACTAAATATGAAGAAGACCCTTTCTTTACCCCCGGGACCGCCTCGATTGCCAATTTTCGGAAATTTCTTCAATGCGCCAGAGATATGCTTCAACTGGTTGACCCATTACCAATGGAAGTACTTGTACGGACCAATCGTGCATTATGAAAAGGGAGGCCAGTCTCACATCGTCCTTACAACGGTCGAAGCGGCTCACGATCTTTTGAACAAGCGAGCAAGCAATTATTCAGGACGCACATTCAGTCCTTACGCAGGAGAGCTCGTTTGTAACAACTACAACATTCTCTTTCTACAGTACGATACCCAGTTCCGGCTCCATCAACGGCTCCATGCTAAGGGACTGAACCCTCGCTCCGTGGCGCCGTACCATCCTCTGATAGAGTTGGAATCGCTTCAGCTGCTGAACGATCTGTTGTCAGAGATACAAGAGAAAAGCAGCGAGAAGCAAATGGGAGCTGCTGTAAACCCTCACTGGCACTTCCGACGCGCAGCATCCAGCAACGTGAGCATGATAGCTTGGGGCTATCGGCTGCTGAGAGGCAATCCCGAGCATGAAGCACAAATCAAATTCTTCGACGTCGCTCCGACCTCGGTAGTCTTGAAGACTACGCAAACATGGTACGATATCTTCCCTTGGCTAAAACATCTTCCTTACGCCATTTCTCCGTGGAAACGGGCAGCAAAGGTCCTCTTCGAGCGCGAGGAGGCTCATTACTTGGGCAATTTTCGCAGCGCACTCAAAAGACCTGGTTATAACCTGAGCAAACAA GCGTGGGTTGTTAGAACGTTAACATTAGCCAACGGTAATACTAGCGTATCAATAAGTATACGACATAAGGAAGAAGCTCACAGaggctaa